One window from the genome of Drosophila albomicans strain 15112-1751.03 chromosome 2L, ASM965048v2, whole genome shotgun sequence encodes:
- the LOC117565146 gene encoding uncharacterized protein LOC117565146 yields the protein MKATKTHCLLLLLLALCCQLSAALRCYTCEDCDEQSQLKELEVCIAPAMVQQAPPPQQQPQPQPEPVATGLPANPIINTVTATGTVAATVPAASPVPAPAATSVAAAAAGNSGDDDDYESDEDDESAAVITASNNVIGAAGAAAAAGVAAGAGVAAVGAAAAAAGAGTVVRPAAAAASESEDEDEDEEDEEEDYDDRRKRRMSRQAVAATSRAVCYIASLRLNGTEITNRGCTIVMDDNQTAACNSLFDGWNVVGCQLCEENGCNAPIHATVVGQFSSSGSSSSSKTTTTTTWTTATTVATAIVLVLLAAALA from the exons ATGAAAGCAACAAAGACGcattgcttgctgctgctgctgttggcgttgTGTTGCCAATTGAGTGCAG CGCTGCGCTGCTACACATGCGAGGACTGTGACGAACAGTCGCAGCTCAAGGAGCTGGAGGTGTGTATTGCTCCAGCCATGGTGCAACAGGCACCaccaccacagcagcaaccacagccacagccagagCCAGTTGCCACTGGTCTGCCGGCTAATCCCATAATAAATACAGTTACAGCAACTGGAACAGTGGCTGCAACAGTGCCTGCTGCAAGTCCAGTGCCAGCTCCAGCTGCCACAagtgttgctgccgctgctgctggcaacagcggcgatgacgatgactaTGAGAGCGATGAAGACGATGAGTCAGCCGCTGTTATCACAGCTAGCAACAATGTGATTGGCGCAGCAGgcgccgctgctgcagctggcgttgctgctggcgctggcgtcgctgctgttggcgctgctgcagctgcagctggagctggcACCGTGGTGCGTccagcagccgctgccgccTCAGAGTCTGAGGACGAAGACGAGGACGAAGAGGATGAGGAAGAGGACTACGATGATCGACGCAAACGTCGTATGAGTCGTCaggctgttgctgccacctcAAGAGCTGTCTGCTACATTGCGAGTCTACGAC TCAATGGCACAGAGATCACGAATCGTGGCTGCACCATTGTCATGGATGACAATCAGACGGCAGCGTGCAATTCCCTCTTCGATGGCTGGAACGTGGTTGGCTGTCAACTGTGCGAAGAGAACGGCTGCAATGCTCCCATTCATGCAACAGTCGTTGGCCAGttcagcagcagtggcagtagcagcagcagcaagacgacaacgacaacaacgtgGACCACAGCGACAACGGTCGCAACAGCAATCGTGTTAGTTCTTTTGGCTGCAGCTTTAGCCTAG